TGGATGTATGATTACAATTTTAAAAGACCACACCAATCTCTTAATAATAAAACTCCGATGGAATTTTTACAACATATTTAAGCTAATTTTCTATTTTTGATTGGCTCATAAAACAGGGGAGCTTACAGAGTCTTTTACGGTTTTATAGTTCTCTATTGCTTTTAAGAAAATAGAGTCAGCTAATGAGAACTTGCTGAGATTTTTATAGCAAAATGCGATATTATTTAATGACCAAGATTTTTCCTCGTCCCAATATTTGGAATTGTGGTCGCAAGCCGTTAAATAATTGTGTGCGATGTTGTAATTTATTAGTGCATCTTCAAACTTATTGTTGTCATACTCGACACCCGCTTTGCATTGGTAGGCTTTGTATAGATTGCTGTATGTTCCGCTAATTTTCCATAAGTCGCTTTCATTTGAAAATGATTTAAGAAGATTGCTAATATTTGCGGGTAACTTGGTTGAATCGTTTTGTAATCCCTTTAATACATCATTTACTTTGTCTTTATTTGAGGCGGCTTCATCTTCTATTCCAAGCCACAATTTACCTGCTTTATTTGCTTTTAAGCCATATTCAATGGCTCTGTCGTAGTCTCCTTTTTTAATCGCATCTTCACACTCTTCTGTATAATCAAACATTAGTAAATTATTTTGAATATAATCACGACCATTATTAAGAACATAAACAATTTTTCGATAAGGCTTGAATGATATTGGAGTGTAAGTGAAAAAGGAGGTTACTATCAAAACAATTAATGACCGTATAAAAATTGATTTGATGTTTTGAAAATTTGTCTCTGATTTCCTTTTGAGAAATAAATAAATTCCTAAACCAATAAACAATAGTCCGTTCGCAATCGGTAGAAAATTGTAATAGTAGTCCTTGTTAAGCCAAATCAAGTAGGGTAAAAAGAAAAATGAAGTTGAAAGTGCTACACCAGATATTATAGAGAGAGCATTATTCTTGTTTTCTTTCGTATTGAAAAGCCAATAGCCACCAATAAGATACGATAACGATAACAACCAAGTCGAAAGAGCAAATAATGCACTTTTGCCTGGAAAGGCTAAGAGTTGAAGTCCGAAGGCGACAGCAAAAATGATTAGAATTATTTTCTCGTAACGTCTCATTGTCGTCATTTAGGGTTGCAGCTAACTTAATTATAGAGGAAGTTTTTCATCTATAAACTTCTCCAATCTATCATTTTTTGCTGTATTGGGGAAATTTTTTGTTGTTACTCATTTCCTATTATTTTCTTATCCTTTATAACCAAAGAGGCTACCCAATGGGTAGCCTCTTTGTATTTTTTGTAATAGCAGTTAGATTACATCATTCCGCCCATACCGCCCATTCCGGCTGGCATTTGAGGCATTTCTGATTTTTCTTCTTTTTGCTCAGAAAGTACACACTCAGTTGTCAATAGCATACCTGCAATAGATGCAGCGTTTTCTAATGCAACACGTGTTACTTTTGTAGGATCAATTACTCCTGCAGCAAATAAGTTTTCGTATTTCTCAGTTCTTGCATTGTAACCAAAGTCGTTTTTACCTTCACGAACTTTTTGTACTACTATAGAACCTTCTCCACCTGCATTAGCAACAATTTGACGCAATGGCTCTTCTAATGCTCTTTTTACAATAGCAATACCTGTTTGCTCATCTTCATTGATGCCTTTTAATTTTTCAAGTGTTTCAACAGCTCTGATGTATGCAACACCACCTCCGGCAATAATACCTTCGGCTACTGCAGCTCTTGTAGCGTGCAATGCATCATCTACTCTGTCTTTTTTCTCTTTCATTTCTACTTCAGTAGCAGCACCTACGTAAAGAACCGCAACACCACCGGCTAATTTAGCCAAACGCTCTTGTAATTTTTCTTTGTCGTACTCAGATGTAGTAGTTTCTATTTGTGCTTTTATTTGATTTACTCTTGCAGTGATATCAGCTTTCTTACCAGAACCACCAACAATTGTAGTGTTGTCTTTGTCAATAGTTATTTTCTCAGCTTTACCTAAGTAAGATAATTCTGCGCTTTGTAACTTTAATCCTTTTTCTTCAGAAATTACAGTAGCACCAGTTAACGCTGCAATATCTTCCAACATTGCTTTTCTTCTGTCGCCAAAGCCAGGAGCTTTTACAGCACATACTTTTAAGCCTGCTCTAATTCTGTTTAATACAAGTGTAGATAACGCATCGCTTTCTACTTCTTCTGCAATAATTAATAATGGTTTACCTGATTGTAACGCCTTTTCTAATATTGGAAGTAATTCTTGTATGTTAGAAATTTTTCTGTCGTAAATCAATACGTAAGGGCTTTCAAATACTGTTTCCATTGAATCAGCATTGGTAATGAAATAAGGAGAGATATAACCTCTGTCAAATTGCATACCTTCTACTACATCTACGTATGTTTCAATACCTTTAGATTCTTCAACTGTAATGATACCTTCTTTTTTTACTTTGCCCATTGCACTTGCAATTAAAGCTCCAATTGAACTATCGTTGTTAGCAGAAATTGTTGCTACTTGTTCAATTTTTTTAGTATCGTCACCAACCGATTTAGATTGTTTTTTCAAATCAGCTACAACTGCTTCAACAGCTTTGTCGATACCTCTTTTCAAATCCATTGGATTAGCTCCAGCTGCTAAGTTTTTTAAACCTGCTGTTACAATTGCTTGCGCAAGTACAGTAGCAGTAGTAGTTCCGTCTCCGGCTACATCATTGGTTTTAGAAGCTACTTCTTTTACCATTTGAGCTCCCATATTTTCAATAGGGTGTTTCAACTCAATTTCTTTTGCTACAGTTACACCGTCTTTCGTAATTGCCGGTGAACCAAATTTTTTGTCAATAATTACATTT
This DNA window, taken from Bacteroidota bacterium, encodes the following:
- a CDS encoding transposase, with product WMYDYNFKRPHQSLNNKTPMEFLQHI
- the groL gene encoding chaperonin GroEL (60 kDa chaperone family; promotes refolding of misfolded polypeptides especially under stressful conditions; forms two stacked rings of heptamers to form a barrel-shaped 14mer; ends can be capped by GroES; misfolded proteins enter the barrel where they are refolded when GroES binds), coding for MAKDITFNLDARDALKRGVDALANAVKVTLGPKGRNVIIDKKFGSPAITKDGVTVAKEIELKHPIENMGAQMVKEVASKTNDVAGDGTTTATVLAQAIVTAGLKNLAAGANPMDLKRGIDKAVEAVVADLKKQSKSVGDDTKKIEQVATISANNDSSIGALIASAMGKVKKEGIITVEESKGIETYVDVVEGMQFDRGYISPYFITNADSMETVFESPYVLIYDRKISNIQELLPILEKALQSGKPLLIIAEEVESDALSTLVLNRIRAGLKVCAVKAPGFGDRRKAMLEDIAALTGATVISEEKGLKLQSAELSYLGKAEKITIDKDNTTIVGGSGKKADITARVNQIKAQIETTTSEYDKEKLQERLAKLAGGVAVLYVGAATEVEMKEKKDRVDDALHATRAAVAEGIIAGGGVAYIRAVETLEKLKGINEDEQTGIAIVKRALEEPLRQIVANAGGEGSIVVQKVREGKNDFGYNARTEKYENLFAAGVIDPTKVTRVALENAASIAGMLLTTECVLSEQKEEKSEMPQMPAGMGGMGGMM